The Cupriavidus necator DNA window GGCCGTGTAAGGTCTTGGTACACCTTGTAAGGAAGTGTAACATCCGATTTTTGAATTGGCGGCATAAGGTGCTATGTGTGCTTTGTTATGCTCTCGCACATGTGGTTTTTGACAAGAATCCTAAATCGAAAGTGGATACCGAGGCGCTTTGGAAGTTCTGCGCTTATGATCGATCGACGTGCGACATCGGAAGCCCATCCCGAGTGGTACCTCCGAACCTTTGGCGCGGTCCGGCCAACTCTGGACAGAAGTGCGGGGGTTGGTCGTGGATGTTCACCAGTCCGAGGCAACGGGGATTCCAACGAGATCAAATACGTCAGCCCGACCCATTGGCCACAGGCGGACGAGGGGAAGATGAATTTCCCGGGTTGCAGCCCCTATCGAGTGAATATGCTAACTGACAGCAAAGAGGTTTTCAATGCGAAGGCAAATGCTAGTCCTGCGTGTGGGAATTGACCGTGGGGGCGGGAACTATTAGGAGCCCCGATTTGCGGATCGCAGTTTTGAGTACACATTGATTCCGGAATTTAAGGTTCATCGCTGATTTCCGGGAAGGCACAGATCGGCCAAGAGCTGTCGCCACCGCAATTTGCGATGATTCAACGGGCGCGCTTGCCGTCCTCGGTGGCCGTAGTGCATCATCCCTGCCGTACAAATCCACAAGCGCCTTACGGAGCTAACGCACATGGCGTACTCGAAGTCCAGGACCAGTCTGCTGATTGCTTTTCTCATTGCGAGCAGCGCCACTTTCGCGCAGCATGAGGTCAATTTCCACGACCCCATCAATATCGAAGGCCACGTGTCGGAAAAAAATGGCCCACAACATGCAGGTGGAGCAGAAAAGGGTGGCCCGGAGGGCCCACGCGACAAGCCAGCTAACGGCCCAACCACCACGATTCAGGCTCAACCCATTGATGTAGTTGCGGAAATGTCCCGCGGTCGAATCAGCGGGAAGGATGCTGTTCCTGTCACGGTGGGAGGCGTCACCTACATGGTGTCGCCTCAAGCAAAGGCGGACCTGAAGGAATTTATCAAGACGTACAACGCGACCGGCCACGTCGGACAGCTTGTCGCTGCAGCCGCAACCCTTTTCGCAATGTTTGGACTCGTCACCGAGCCCGATCTGAGTCAGATCGATTTCAACATCGACGAGACTGTAATGGTGCTGTCGGCGCCTTCGATCTTTGCAGCAGCTTGGCGCGCCCAGGCCTTGGACTATGTTCGAGGCTACATCAATCCCAGCCGCGCCCATACCCAAGAGGGTCGCATGTGGCAGCGGATGGAAGATCTGATCCGCGAGCCGGGGAGGTATCGCGACGGCGGTATCAAGCGGGAGCCGAATGGGCAAATACAAATGCGCGCGCTGCCCGCGCAGCGGTATCGCGATGTGCCAGGCGACTATCCCCTGACGCAAGCGGACGAGGTCGAACTGGGACGGCTGATCGATAGCCTGCGACGGAACCCCATTGCCATGGACTACCTTGCTAAAACTGACGCCGTGTTGGGCATCTATACGCAGGACCCACAAGGACGGCCAAGACTGTCCGCACGAGACCAATACCTCATGAACATGGCGCTACTGCGACTCGCGCCCCAAGAGAAGACACAACTCGCACAAGCATTCTGGCGAAACACGCAGTTTCCGGCCGCACTCACGCCGGCATTCTGGTCATCCATGTCGGCCTACCTGCAGCGTGAGGAATGGGATCGCAATTCGCACATCGCAATCCTGCGTCACATGGCGGGCTTCAGCGACGACCTTGGCTTTCCGGACGAGTTGCCGAGGTATGACGATGGGTTCTGGACGAACATCGCACCAGCAGCGTTGGCGGCCACTGGGCCGATCTTCGTCTTTCCCCAGCACGGCCCGCAGGCTTGGACCTTCCACTATCCCGGTCCCGGAGGCCAGTAGCAACGCGTGCGATTCGCCCGGCCGGAGTAGCGGAACGATCGAGTTCGTCGACTACCTGCAGCCTCCGCTATACCGCGAAGGCGGGTCCTTCCAGCATCGAAACGGCGTAGGGCAACGGACGGCGGCCACCTTTGGCACCATCTTGCACGTCTCCACGACGTGTGGGTCCAAGCGCGCCTTTGTCACAGTCTGCCGTCAGAGTGCGTCCAGCGCGGGCCGCGGGCTGCTTTGGGTCGGATTCGGCCGGTTGCGACGTCAACGGCCCAGGCACTCTCCCAGAGACAGTAAGATCAATCACGCAGATCGGCGAAGATCCAAAAAAAAACCGCAGCCGAAGCTGCGGTTATTCCTTCACGCCGGAGCAACACCCCCGGCCACATCAGCACCACCACTCACTCCACCGGACAAATCTCCCCCGCCGTCCGGTCAAACTTCGCCTTAATCATCGCCACCAGACACCGGATACCAAAGCAAGCATCCGAACATTCGCTTTCCACTTCCAACAGCACTAGCACCCTGTCCAATCCAGCACTGATGCAATTCAGCGATTCGCGACAATCTTCCGGATTGGCGATCAAGACGGTTTGTTGTTTCGACGCGGTTTGCTCTTCCATTGCGAACTCCTATCAAAGTTGGAAGACCCGCCTGATGGATAAAAATGAAGGGTGGCGGGCCAGACAGCGGGGGTACCAAACCGGTCTTCACAGAGTAATCCGGCCAGCCTTTCGGCTGCCCCGCCCGGCCCGCCAAAAACTGAGGAGACGTGGACGCGCGAACTTGGCCGTATGAGACGGCCGTCTGTAAAGATCCGGGTTGGTACGCCCGATCACCGTTGTCTCGGTGATGGCTCCAGTGTTCCCATCTCTGTCGTCTGTGGCGATCAGACGATTCGCAATCTTCCGGCGCTTCGCTGTCAGGCAGTTGCCTAGCGAATCCTGTCGAACCCACCAGCAGCCCAACGCTCTGCGCTGTCCCGCGTCAGCCGAAAGTCGGGCCGCACCTTCACAGTCGCCAGCACATCGCCGAAGGAATCCTCAGCCGTGAGCGTGCCAAAGGGCTCGAATTCATCCGGCGTAATGACGAGCTTCACAATCACAGTGCCGGATTCAGACTCGATACTGACCTGCTTGTTGAGCTGCGCATGCAATTGCTGCTCATGCCGCCGGATAACCTCTGAAGCCGTCTTGACCAGCGTCTGGTGCGCAGTGGCATCCAGCGGCTTGGGATCGACCTTGTTTCGCCCCATGGTCCAGGGACCGACCAGCGCGGGCTCGGCGCTGCCGCCGCGGATCATTTCGACTGCCCAGCCGTCGCCGTCCTCGTTCTTGATGACGCGGGCGGTCCAGCCCTTGTCGCGCCAGAGGCGGGGCTCGTGGATGGCGGTGGATTCGTGCTCGGAAAGGGCGTCGTCGGTGTGGTGCATCAATCTCGTGGTACGGGTCGGGGAACCCGCGAGGATACTATAGGGGCCGACAG harbors:
- a CDS encoding DUF1484 family protein, whose translation is MEEQTASKQQTVLIANPEDCRESLNCISAGLDRVLVLLEVESECSDACFGIRCLVAMIKAKFDRTAGEICPVE